The Deinococcus ruber genomic interval CCATCCGCGAGGGTGGCCGCACCGTCGGCGCCGGCGTCGTCGCCAAGGTTACCCTCTAAATTTAGTTACTCTCTAAATTTAAGCAGTTCAGATCGGCGGAGAAGCACATGGCTTCCCCGCCGGTTTTTTATATCGCGCTGACAGCTACAGCGGCGCGAACGGCGACGACTGGCGGGCGCTGAACAGCCGCTCGTGATACTGGCTGGCCTGTGCGTCGGTCATGCCGCTGACGAAATCGCAGATCAGTCGGGCACGCGCCGCCTCGGTGCTGGTTTCCTGCAAGGCCGCCCGCGTCTCGTAGGGCAGGATGGCCGCCCGCACGTCGTCGAGGTCGTGACTGGCCGCGTCGAGCAGCACGCCGAACAGATCGCTGATGATGCGGAGCGCCTGCCGCGCATACACGCCGGTTCGCTGGTCGCGCAGAATCAGTTCCTGAGTGATGGCCTTCAGAACGGCGCATTCCAGTTGAGCCGTGGAGGGTGCGAGCAGCGTGAAGGCAAAGGCGCTGTCCTGGTGGTGCCCCGCCGTCACCTCGATACTGGTGGCCGTGACAAAGCGCCGAACATAGCCGCCCATCACCTCGCGCACGCGGGCAGTGCCGGGCATCAGGCTGTGGCCGTCGTCGAGGCGGGCATACAGACCCTGAAGAAGGTCCTTGACGGCGGCAGTGTCGAGGTCGGCAGCTCCTGGCAGGTGCGCGGCACTGCGCCGAACCCGCATGGTCACGCGCTCGATCACCTCGCCGCTGATCAGCGAGCGGTGATTCAGGAGCCGCGCCGAGAGGCCGTCTTCCAGATCGTGCAGGCTGTAGGCGATATCGTCGGCCCAGTCCATCACCTGACAGATGATGCTGCGCGGCGGCACGCTCCCACCAACCGGCACGAGCGGCGTATCGGTCGGCGTGTCCTGGCCGTACAGCCAGCCGCCGTCGTCGTGGGCGTCGTCGGCGTACAGCGCCGGGTGGCCGTCCTTGCCGCCGGGATATTTCAGAATGCCCTGCAAGGTGGCGCGGGTCACGTTCACGCCGGGGTGCCGGGTGGTCAGCGGTTCCAGCTGCGTCAGGATGCGGTAGGTCTGGGCATTGCCCTCGAAGCCGCCGTAAGGAGCCATGCAGGCGTTTAGTGCGTCCTCACCGTTATGGCCGAAAGGAGGGTGGCCCAGATCGTGCGCCAGTGCAGCAGCTTCTGCCAGGCTGCCGGGCAGTCCGTGGTTGCTGGCGATGGCCCGCGCAATCTGCGCCACTTCCATCGCGTGCGTGACGCGGGTACGCAAATAGCCGCTCCATCCGGCGGCAAAAATCTGACTCTTGCCCTGAAGTCGCCGGAACGCCCCGCTGTGGATGATGCGGGCGCGGTCACGCTCGAAGGGGTCGCGCAGATCGCCCTCGGCACCGCCCAGTTCGCTGGGATAACGGCGGGCGACGTGAACCGGGGCGAACCAGTCGAAGGCCAGCACAGGAGCAGTCATGCAGGCCAGCGTAACGGGCCGCTGCCCGCGCCGTCTGTGTAAAGGCACGTCCAGAAGACAGTGCAAGTCTCCCCTGCCGGGGTTAGATTCGGATATGGCAAAACGTCTGACACAGCTCAGCCCGCACCTGACAGACTTCATCGAGCGCCAGCCGATCTTTTTTGTCGGCACTGCCGCCCCCGACGGACACGTCAATCTTTCACCAAAAGGGCTGGACAGTCTGCGGGTGCTGGGGCCACAGCGCGTCGCCTGGCTGAACGTGACCGGAAGCGGCAACGAAACGGCGGCCCACCTGCTGCGTCTGCCCCGCATGACCCTGATGTTCTGCGCGTTCGAGGGTGCGCCGCTGATCCTGCGGCTGTACGGGTCGGCCCGAATGGTGCAGCCCGGTGACGCCGAATGGACAGCGGCGGCAGAGCTGTTTCCAGACCTTCCCGGAGCACGGCAGATCTTTTTGCTGGACATCGAACTGGTCCAGACATCCTGCGGAATGGCGGTGCCCTTCATGGACTTCCGGGCCGAGCGACACGACCTGAACGACTGGGCAGCGGCCAGAGCCGGGCCAGCGCTGGACGCATACCGCCGCGAGAAAAACACCGTCAGTCTGGACGGCTGGCCCACCGGACTACCAGCCGACGACGCAGCCACACAGGTTGACTGAGACGGTCTCTGCTGGCATACTGGGGAGGTTGTCTGCCGAAGGGCGGACTGGTTACCAGCCTGCACAGTCTTTTCGTGAGATGCACGAAAAACGGCGGGACTGGGAGTCTGGAGGGTCAGGCAAGCCCTGTGCCCCGGACGAAAGGAGACGTTATGGCGAAGGATGGCCCACGCATCATCGTGAAGATGGAAAGCACGGCAGGAACGGGCTTCTATTACACCACCACCAAGAACCGCCGCACCACCCAGACCAAGCTGGAACTGCGGAAGTATGACCCAGTTGCCAAGAAGCATGTCGCCTTCAAGGAAAAGAAGATCTGATTTCAGCGCTGGCTGTGCTCCCTGTGGAGCTGGCCGGTCGGCTGTCATCTGAAACTTCTAGGGCCAGAGAGGCAACCATGAATCCGCTCATCCAATACTTCAGAGATGCCCGCGCCGAGCTGGGTAGAGTGACCTGGCCCAACCGGGAACAGGTGATCGAGGGCACCCAGGCAGTGCTGGTCTTCGTGATCGCCATCACGCTGGTCGTGTACCTCTATGACCTGATCTTCGGGTCGCTGGTGAAGCTGGTGTTGCCGTGAGTATCGAATGGTACGCGGTACATACCTACGTCGGCCAGGAAAAGATGGTCGAGAAGAATCTCAAGGAGCGGGCTTCCAAGATGGGCATGTGGTACACCAAGATCTATCAGGTGCTCCAGCCCAGTGAGACCGCCACCGAGATTCAGGACGGCGGCAAGAAGGTGCAGGTCGAGCGGCTGCTGTTTCCCGGCTACGTGTTCGTGCAGATGGACATCGAAGACGATGACGCGCCCGGCGAACTGGGCGAGTCGTGGGAAGCCGTGCGCGGTACGCCCGGCGTGACCGGCTTTGTCGGCAGCGCCACCCGGCCTGTGCCGCTCTCGCCCGATGAGGTTGACCGGCTGCTGCGCTCGGTCGGCGTGATGCAAATTGCGCCGGAAGTGCCCACAGTACGCGTCAAGGTCAATTTCAAGGAAGGCGACCTGGTGCGCGTCACAGCTGGCCCCTTCGCCGATTTCAGCGGCGTGGTCAGCGAAGTGAACGTGCCGCAGTCCAAGGTCAAGGTGCTGGTCAGCATCTTTGGCCGTGAGACCCCGGTCGAGCTGGACTTCTCGCAAGTTCAGAAAAGCTAAGACAGCCCATACATCGAGAGTGGTTGCCCCACGGCAACGCTTAGCGACAGCACCCCACCCTGCCGGTCAGGGCCGGGGGAGCTAAGGAGACGCAATGAAGAAGATCAACGGCATCGTGAAGTTGCAGCTTCCGGCAGGCAAGGCCACCCCGGCCCCGCCCGTCGGTCCGGCGCTCGGCCAGTACGGCGCGAACATCATGGAGTTCACCAAGGCGTTCAATGCCCTGACCGCCGACAAGGGTGACGCGATCATTCCTGTGGAGATCACCATCTTCGCAGACCGCAGCTTCACCTTCATCACCAAGACCCCCCCCATGAGCTACCTGATCCGCAAGGCGTCGGGCATTGCCAAGGGCAGCGCGACCCCCCACAAGGCCAAGGTCGGCAAGCTGAACTGGGATCAGGTGCTGGAAATCGCCAAGACCAAGATGCCCGACCTGAACGCGGGCAGCCTGGAAGCCGCCGCGAACACCGTGGCAGGCACCGCCCGCAGCATGGGCGTGACCGTGGAAGGAGGGCCGAAATGACGAAGCGTGGCAAACGGTATACGGCCCTCCTGAGCAAGGTTGACCGCAAGAAGCAGTACAGCATCGACGAGGCCGCCGCAATGGTCAAGGACATCTCGACGGCCAAGTTCGACGAGACGGTCGAGGTTCACTTCCGCCTCGGCATCGACCCCCGCAAGAGCGACCAGAACGTTCGCGGTACGGTGGCGCTGCCTCACGGCACGGGCCGCACGGTGCGTGTTGCCGTCATCACCAAGGGCGAGAAGTTGAGTGAGGCCGAAGCTGCCGGAGCCGACGTGTACGGCGCGGAAGAACTGATCGAGCGCATCCTGGGCGGGTACATGGACTTCGACACCGTTGTCGCGACCCCCGACATGATGGCGCAGGTCGGTCAGAAGCTGGCCCGTCTGCTCGGGCCGCGCGGTCTGCTGCCCAACCCCAAGAGCGGCACC includes:
- a CDS encoding deoxyguanosinetriphosphate triphosphohydrolase family protein translates to MTAPVLAFDWFAPVHVARRYPSELGGAEGDLRDPFERDRARIIHSGAFRRLQGKSQIFAAGWSGYLRTRVTHAMEVAQIARAIASNHGLPGSLAEAAALAHDLGHPPFGHNGEDALNACMAPYGGFEGNAQTYRILTQLEPLTTRHPGVNVTRATLQGILKYPGGKDGHPALYADDAHDDGGWLYGQDTPTDTPLVPVGGSVPPRSIICQVMDWADDIAYSLHDLEDGLSARLLNHRSLISGEVIERVTMRVRRSAAHLPGAADLDTAAVKDLLQGLYARLDDGHSLMPGTARVREVMGGYVRRFVTATSIEVTAGHHQDSAFAFTLLAPSTAQLECAVLKAITQELILRDQRTGVYARQALRIISDLFGVLLDAASHDLDDVRAAILPYETRAALQETSTEAARARLICDFVSGMTDAQASQYHERLFSARQSSPFAPL
- a CDS encoding pyridoxamine 5'-phosphate oxidase family protein; translated protein: MAKRLTQLSPHLTDFIERQPIFFVGTAAPDGHVNLSPKGLDSLRVLGPQRVAWLNVTGSGNETAAHLLRLPRMTLMFCAFEGAPLILRLYGSARMVQPGDAEWTAAAELFPDLPGARQIFLLDIELVQTSCGMAVPFMDFRAERHDLNDWAAARAGPALDAYRREKNTVSLDGWPTGLPADDAATQVD
- the rpmG gene encoding 50S ribosomal protein L33, which codes for MAKDGPRIIVKMESTAGTGFYYTTTKNRRTTQTKLELRKYDPVAKKHVAFKEKKI
- the secE gene encoding preprotein translocase subunit SecE, with translation MNPLIQYFRDARAELGRVTWPNREQVIEGTQAVLVFVIAITLVVYLYDLIFGSLVKLVLP
- the nusG gene encoding transcription termination/antitermination protein NusG, with the translated sequence MSIEWYAVHTYVGQEKMVEKNLKERASKMGMWYTKIYQVLQPSETATEIQDGGKKVQVERLLFPGYVFVQMDIEDDDAPGELGESWEAVRGTPGVTGFVGSATRPVPLSPDEVDRLLRSVGVMQIAPEVPTVRVKVNFKEGDLVRVTAGPFADFSGVVSEVNVPQSKVKVLVSIFGRETPVELDFSQVQKS
- the rplK gene encoding 50S ribosomal protein L11, producing the protein MKKINGIVKLQLPAGKATPAPPVGPALGQYGANIMEFTKAFNALTADKGDAIIPVEITIFADRSFTFITKTPPMSYLIRKASGIAKGSATPHKAKVGKLNWDQVLEIAKTKMPDLNAGSLEAAANTVAGTARSMGVTVEGGPK
- the rplA gene encoding 50S ribosomal protein L1: MTKRGKRYTALLSKVDRKKQYSIDEAAAMVKDISTAKFDETVEVHFRLGIDPRKSDQNVRGTVALPHGTGRTVRVAVITKGEKLSEAEAAGADVYGAEELIERILGGYMDFDTVVATPDMMAQVGQKLARLLGPRGLLPNPKSGTVGVDVAGIVKGLKAGRIEFRNDKTGVVHAPIGKASFDPANLSENFKALLSALEAAKPGSAKGVYLRSAFLSSTMGPSIPLTLVMA